The genome window CATGACCAAAAAGAAGATTTAAAGCGTCAAGCTGCTGTTTTGGAATCGTTTAGCGCTGCCAATGGCTGGCAATTTGAAACAATTCAAGACTTAGGCTCTGGACTTAATTACAAGAAAAAAGGACTGACAAAACTACTCAAACGAATCATGTCCGGTGAGGTTGGCAGACTTGTTGTTACTCACAAAGACAGGCTTCTAAGGTTTGGTTCCGAGTTAGTTTTCGCAATGTGTGAGGAATTTGAATGCGAGGTAGTAATAGTCAATAAATCGCCGGATGAATTGAGTTTTGAACAGGAATTAGTTCAAGATATGATTGAATTAATTCAGGTTTTTAGCGCTAGACTTTATGGCGCTAGAAGTCACAAAAACAAAAAACTGATTGATGGTATAGCTAAAGCAGTGGAGGACGTAAAATAATGCTACTCAGTTTCAAGACGGAATTAAAACCTAACAATAGACAGGTGACTCTATTCCGTCAACACTGTGGAGTAGCCAGACACGCTTACAATTTTGGCAATGCTATTATTCAGGAAGCTTTACAACTTAGAGAGGCTGATAAAACAATCAAAATTCCCTCTGCTATTGACTTGCACAAACGTCTAGTCGCTGAGATTAAACCAGCTAATCCCTGGTATTATCAAAGCTCCAAAGCAAGTCCACAACAGGCTCTGGCAGAGGTAAGGACGGCATGGGATAGATGCTTCAAAAAAGTCTCTAAACAGCCTAGATTCAAGAAGAAAGGCAAGTCTAAAGACAGTTTTTATCTTGAGCAAGGCACTAAAGCAAAACCTGGTATCAGCAATGATGGTAAGCGAGTTAAACTCCCTAAAATTGGTTGGGTGCGATTGCACGAACCTCTCCCCATTACGGCTACTCATAATTGCGTAATTAGTCGCACTGCCGACAAATGGTTCATAGCCATCAAGTATGAGATTGAACAGCCACCAATACCTCTAAATCGCCCCTCTATTGGTGTTGATATTGGTATTAAGGAATTAGCTGTCACCAGTGACGGAAAGGTTTTTGCTAACCCCAAAGCTTACCGCAAAATGAGTAAGAAAATGAAGCGATTGCAGCGCTCTGTTAGTCGCAAAGTTAAAGGCTCAAAGAACAGAACTAAGGCAGTTAGAAAGCTGGCAAAACTGCATTCTAGAATTTCATTCATCCGCAAAGATGCTATTCATAAACTCACCAATCATCTCGCTAAAAACCACAGCGTGATTAAAATTGAGAATTTGAACGTCAAAGCATTTTTGAAAAATCACAAATTGGCGGGTGCGATTGCCGATTGTGGAATGTACGAATTTAAGCGACAACTTGAATATAAAACTGAGAAATTTTCTAGTCAGTTGATTTTAGTTGACCGCTTCTTTCCTAGTTCTCAAATCTGTTCAAATTGTAGGAATCACCGCCACAAAATGCCATTAAAGAATCGAGTCTATGTATGTCCTGATTGCGGTCATACAGAGGACAGAGACTTGAACGCAGCTAAAAACATTGAGCGATGGTTTGAAGGAATTCACATTCCGACCCACATTCCGCACCCTCAACTGGCACACACGCAGTTGGGGTGCTCCGTCCGAGTCTCTCGTCCGAGATAATAATCAAAAATACCCGCGACCTGTTGGGTCACAATCGCATCGACCTGTTGGGGCAAGTTGAAAATTAACTGCTTTCGGGCAAATCCTAGATTCTCGATATCTAACAACACCTTCATCCGTCATAATTAACTATTAATCGACAGCAGATATTTCCAGCAGCCTGATAATTACACATCACTACTGAATCAAATATTTATGAAATTTCTGTCAGTTTTGCTCATCAAACAAACTGCTCGATCTCAGATTAATAAATAATAAGACTTACAGGAGAGCGGCAGCAAGTTCAATATAGCCATTCGCTCGGCTGTTAAATTAGAAATTTGTTGAATCCCTTGTAGGCTCACCAGATGAATTGATTGAAATATCTGGCAAATCCAACGGAGCGTCGGTCGATTAGTTTGTTTGCCCAACTGATTTTTCAATTGGGAATTAGTGCGTTGCAAACTGTGACGCAGTAACCTTTGACCTAAAGTATAGACTAACAAACACAAACCCATTACCAATGCCAAAGCTTCGATTCTTTCCGGCGACTTGAGAAATACACTGTCCGTAAAAAACAGCGGATCTTTCAAGAACCCAAACCCTCTTTCTGCTGACTGCTGTTCTTTGTATTTCACAATCATATCGTCAGGCTCTAATTGCTGAGTTTCCAGCACATTAGTGGCGAGAATAAACCTGCCACAGGCTTTGGTTTCTTTGGCGATCGCACCTGTATCTGGTTCCAGTTTTGCTTGAACTTTAAATCTCTGTTTCGAGCTGGATTTCTCGCGAGCATTTGGATCGTTAGTATTAGTCTTTACTGTAATTTCTTTGCTACTAACTTGGGTGATATTGTAAAATTTTAGTTGTTTGGATAAGCGATGAGCTGCGGCGGCAGCGTCGGCGGCACAAGCAAATTCAATTTTTGAGAGTTCTTGCAGTTTATTCTCAGCTTCAGCCTGGGCTTTTTTGAGTTTTTTTCGAGTTTTTGTCGGTCTGAATCGCGTCGCAAACTGCTCTCTACTACTAGCCATCTTTGTTCAATTCCACCATAATTACTTTTGTGTTCTGACCAGCTATATCCACTCACAGAACTGGGGGTAAATTCTGCTTCATTTAACTGAGATACCAGTTGCTGCGCTTGCTTGATACTCAACGGTACGCGGGTTAACCATCTTAAATTGGTTAACATTTCTAAGTTAGGAGCTGAATATAATGCACTATCTGCAACCATTAAACTGTCAAGGTTTAACTGTTGTTTAAACTCCTGACAAATTGATGCGAATATGGCTCGATCTGATTCATTTCCCGAACCCACCCGTAAAAATAGCGGTACATCTCCATCGCTACTACAAATTAAATCTAAAATGAATTGTTTTAAGTCGGGTCTGCGATCGCGGGAGTAGCCGTAGGTAATCTTAATTGGCACGGCAGATGACACGGGTTTAGTTGACTCGCTATCTTCGCTATCTTCGCTATCTAGCGCCGTTTCTGGCTCGATAACAGATACAGATGGTAGCTCGGATTCGTATTTGCCATGCAGGTGAAAGGAAGTTGAATCTAAATGGGATGTCTCTGTATCGAGCTCAAATTTTTGAGCTGCTGAAGCGGCAATAGTTGTAAATATTTGGCTGCTGCCTGCTAAATATAGCTTGTCTAATACTCTACCTAAACGGTATTCATTCAGGTGTGATGCTTGAATACCTTCACCCATTAAATGTTCGAGCGCTTTGCCTTCAAAAAATTTAGGAAATAAGTATAATGGAGCGGAAACAAGCCCTAACCCATTGATAATCATTGCTTTGACTGCTAGACCTGGACTGACAATCTCACCCGGTTGTTCCCCTACTAACTCATTGATTTTTTGGACAATTTCTATTTCATCAACTAGACCTGCTATTAAACCAAGATGGTCGAGGTTAGAGACGGCGAGTTCAGTTGCTTGATGCACGGGTTTCATTCGATCGAGCGAATTGTTTGCTACTTGAGTTTAGACTATTTTTATCCTCCGCGTCGCACGGGGGATAATTGGTTTTTGTTGTTAATTTACACGCTCGTACATTTTCCAACTGAATCGATCGCTTGCTCGATCACCTGACACGGCAGGCGAGAGTATTTCTACTCATCTAGAGCCGACTGATCGACTCGGACGGGGCACCCCAACTGCGTGTGTGCCAGTTGAGGGTGCGGAATGTGGGTTCCGATTCGCTCAGATTAAGTAAGTCAAACGGTAAGCTCTACCGAGATTGCCTGTGGAGTAGGCAAACCCTCAGAAGTCATTCTGAGACTACGCTGAAACAGGAAGTAAACACTAAAGTCCAAAACTTTCGAGCAATGGGTAGCTTTGGGTAAGTTTTATAGAGCGGAGAATTCCGAGACTAACAGATTTAATATGACACCAGTATTCGATCCGATATTTTGCTAGCTTTTGGGTAGTATACTCTAACCAGCAAGCTACGATTTATATACAGCGAGCGGAATACTCGCACTCCTTCCTGTAAAAACAAAATTTCCTCAACAAAAACAGCAACAACTCGGTTTCTTGGATCGACCGGGTTGCTACACACAGAGCTTGGTTTAAATCAGTTCTTCCCCTTGATTTAAACGCTGAATTCCTTGATTTTCCTCTACGCGCACAATACCATCTTTCGGAATATTGAGGATGCCTGTAAATGAATTTTGGCTTACTTTCAAAGCTTGTTCCTTATTTTTGTACTCTGCCAGTTCGCGCTGTAAATTGTCAATTGTCTGTTGAAACTGAGCGGCTTCTCTGAGCCTTTCTTGTTCTGAAAAGTCCAGCAATTGAATCAGATTAGCCACTTGAGCTTCCAGTAATTGGGTTTCGTCAATATTGTTATTTGTAACAAACGTTGTAGGATTTTCTGAATACTCAAAAACACTTTCTTGGTCGGGGATGGACAATGCTGTTTTGACACTAAGTGCCAAATCTTTAAACTTTTCAGCCGTGCTTTGGGGAATTTTAACTTTCAGGAACATCACTACCGCAAACAAACTTCCTGACGGCAGAAGTCCCCCAAATGCCAAGACAGACTTGACTTGGTAGGGGATAATTAAAGAATTTTGCTCGGGAATAAAGGGGCTGCCTTTTGCCTCTGATACGTGAAAAATATTTAATACTGCGCGCTCTAATTTCAGGAACCTTTCTCGCTCAATTCCGAGGAATGTAGGAATGTCTAAACCAAACTGCCGGATTATTTCCGAAATCGCTGGCATTTGAGCCACTAATTTTGTGCTAACTAATGGAATAGCTGTATTTTCTGCTGCTGTGTGTCGAGAATTCCAGTGCGCTTCTGTGCCTGCTGCTGCTAGCAGAGTCCAACATTTCATGTCGGGGGCGGGGGAATTGCCCTTCATCAAGCGGCGGGCGGATTGTTGCAATGAGTCTTCTAATTCCCCGTAGGGATGAGTTTTGAACAAACGCACTAAGGCACAGGAATTTTCTCCAGTTTGCGAATTGCAAAAATGTCGGTAAATATAGTTAACAATCTTCTGGCTGCTGGCTTCCATACTAGCAGTATTTCTACCTAACTGGCGCAGGACTAAGCTGCATTTTGCCATGTCTTGCGGGGTAAATAAGGTAATATCGTACATTAAAAAATGCTCTCCAAGAGCTCAAACACTGTTTTTCATTTATCGTTAAGGCCGCTACCGCATCCGGAATCCTACTGAGAGTTTTGAACAAAGTGTTAGTTAAAATATGTAGAAAATTTGCCCGCCAAATGCAGCGGTTGTATGGCAGGATACAGAAATTAAGATAAAAAAAAAATCTATCTCCTAGGGTAGGCCACAAGGGCACAAAAGCCGATGTATAATCTCTGAAAGGATTTTTTACGATAACTCGCCCATAGGAATTAAAGAAACAAAGTTTTTCACCGGATATGCCTCGCGTTTTACTGGGCATTTTCGTAGATAAAAGTCGGTTTTTGGGTCAGCCGTATTCACAGAAATCCTAGAAACTCAAGCTGCAAGTTTTCTGGCGGGCGATCGCACGCCGATCGATCGAAAATTGGTACAATTTCTTCAGTCTTGGACGCAGAAACCGGGTTTTGTTACAGAGAAAAGCCCCGGTTTTTGGGGTATTGGTAAGTAGATGCTGTGTTCGCAACTATTAACAACCCCAAACAACTCTACTCAGCAGGTTTAGACTTGGCTTCCAGGGCATCTTTAGCAGACAATCCCTGATCTTGAACGCCAAAATACCACAAACTAGCAGCAGCTTCGGCGCGAGTCACTGGTTTCTTCGGCTGAAACAGAGTAGTAAAACCGAAAACGCGGCGAATATTCGCCAAATCTCCATTGTTAAAATCAGCTAAAACGGCCCGCGACGCCTGGGAATCAATCTTAGAAGCATCTTGAAAGCCCCACTTTTCTTTCACTCCTTCAATGTTAGCTGTCGGTAAAACTTGACGACTATCTAAAGGGACTTTCCAAAGAATCATTGTTTCGCGAGTTAAAGGTGCATCCGGGCGAAATTTCACATCTTTAGTTTCTCCCGAAAGCGAACTCGGAATTACACCGGCTTCTGCTAAACCTTGAATTGCTGAAAAATCCGGGTCTGTTTTGGGTACGTCAGAAAAGGCTGGTTCGCTAGAGTCTACTGCTAATCTAATTTGTTTGGCTTGACGGCTAGCATAAATCTGATTGTTAGCTGCTACTAACCAGCGGGCGTATTCGCGGCGAGTGATAATTTTGTTGGGTTTGGGTAAAGTGCTGCCAGTTTCTAAATTAGCACTTTGGGCAGATCGCACTTTCAGCACTTCCAACTGAGTCAAATCTGCCACATACTGCCGCAACTGTTGAGGAATTTGGCTTTCTGGTTCGCTAACATTTGCTGATTTTGACGAGGCGGATGGTGTTGGAGTAGTTTTCTCGGAATTAGATGGAGTTGGTGAAGCGGTTGGAGATGGGCTAGACTCGGAATTATTAGGTTGGGGACTGGCGGCAATTTCGGGGCTTTCTTTGCTGTAGTCGATCGCAAATTCTGTAGAACCCCCTACTTTCTGAGTAGGAGAAAGCGAGACTGTTACCCGTAAATTATCTCGCGTTGCGACGAAAGAACCTTGTCCCTCGGCGGTGGGGCGGCTGACTATTTCCCAGTTGCGGCGCCCAAACTCTGTGGAGTAAAAGTTCTGAACCGAATTAACAGGATCTGTGCTTTCCCAGCGCAGCCGCACATTTTTTTGGGACGGATCGGTTGGCCCACCAACTTCGATTAACTCAGCATTAGGATAGAGTGGAATCTCTGTCGGGAAATCGGGAGGAAGTTTGGCGGTAGAGTTTGTCTCAATTGCTGTCGCTGGTGGCGGGGAAGAGAAAACTACTGGATTTTGTTTTAATTTCGGATCGGCGGCTAATGATTCTTCGAGTGCCTTGCTGTTGGGGCTGTTTGCACAACCTGTGACAGCAGCCAGCAGACACACAGCCAGCCAAGTATTTACAGCAGCGAGTATATTGGTTTTATTGGTTTTAGTAATTTTAGATCGTCCTTGAGCCTTGCCTCGCCGTTGAGTAAATATAATATTCAGCATAAATCGCCCCTTTGCGGATATATTTCTAGGCTAGCGCAGATCGATCGGGCATATATATTTCTTACCCAAATGAATTTTTTGTATTTACTTCTAGTTACTGCTACATTACTTGTCTGGCCTGTCAAGTTTGCCCGTCCCGCTGCATCTCAACCAGCCCCGCTGCGGACAGCCATTCAGACGCCAGAGTGGCAGCCATTTTGCTCGGCGATGGGTCAGTTTGCGATCGATATGCCGGGAAATCCCAAAATTAATTCCGAAACTTTTTCAAATCAAATTATTGCTCATACATACCGCTCCCACTTAAAAAACAAAGAAACTTATTTGCTTCAATACTTCGATCTAGATTTTCGGATGAGGAACAATAATATCAATAATATCAGAATTACTTTAAATAATGCCGTTGATTTTTTCGTCGTGGCAGCGAATGCTAAATTGTTGCAAGTGCGCGATATTTCCCTCGGAGGCTATCCGGGAAAAGAGTTTGAGTTTCAGCCGCTTTCCCCCACTGAACCTGTAGGTGTAGGTCAAGTTTTTTTGGTGGAAACGCGCGTTTACGGGCTGGTTGCCACTACTCCAGAACCAGAAAATGCTCAAAAATTTCTCGACTCTTTTCGTTTGTTTTGAAGCAGGAGGTTCGGCAATGAGTAGTGTAGGAGATTTAACGGATTTAATGGATGGATGTTGAGGAAAGAAGTCCCAGGTTCGAGGTTCGAGGGAAAAATTAGTTGGGAGTGGCGATCGAATTTATCGATCAAACTTACGCTTTTCAACTTGGTGTCTGGGAAAATATTGGCGTGAGCAACAAACAAAGTCGGCATCAACCGAGTTTCTGAGGAATAATGCGGTCAGAACTCATTAAGTTAAATGTGACTTAAGACCTTATTTTGTTTTTTGTACTCTATCTAACGGCATAGATATATTTTACACCCGTGGAGCGATGTGGATATTTCCTCAAGTTTATACATTTGATATAAGGATTTTTAAATCGCAGAAAGCACAAACAAAGATTCTGTCTTGCTCCATCTGGCTCACATCTGGCTCACATCTGGCTCCACGAAGTCAGGGAAGTCAGGCTCATAGAAAGCTTACCCGGAGGGTATTAACATATTATGAACAAACTAACACCCATTCTCCTCAGCGGCCTCCTACTATTTGGAGCTGCTGCTTGCAGCGAGGGGGCTAAAACTAGCGCTGATGCTCCTAATTCTACCACAGAAAATACCACCAGCCCGCCCCCAGCCGAGACAGTTAAAAAAACTCAGGGTGACGCAACTAGCGATATTCGCAGAAACCAAGCAAATTCTGATATTAGGGCCAGAGAACAGCGCAACAATGCGACCGGCGGCGATGCAACAAGAGCCGAGGGCGACCTCAAAAGTGAAGTGCGCTCCAAGTTAGAAGTAAACATCACTAAAGGTCAGCTAACTGTTGATGCAAAAGACGGGGTTGTCACCGTAGGTGGCACAGTTCCCAGTCAAGCTGATTTAGCTAAAATTGAGCCGCTAGCTAAAGAGATTAAGGGTGTTAAACAGGTGAATGTTACGGCTGTTGTCGCCCCCGCTGCACCCGAATCGCCTAGCAGCAAGCAATAAATTAGAAAGAAGAATTCCGAGGGAAACAAGGAAGAAGGATTTAGTTATCGAGGAGAAAAGTCTGAGGGAAGAGGGTAAAGTTTGGCATTTTAAGACTGCTTTCGGAGTCGATCGCAACGCTTAGGTCATCCTCTAGGGAGAGCGGGGTTTTAAGTTAAAGAGTGTAAATTGAATTTACAATTCACGCCCTCAAAACTCTCGCAATACCTACAACTTTCCCTTCCCAATTTCTGCTTTCCCATCGCGGAGAATGAGTGGGAAACCAACCTGAAGATAGAGAACGAGGTTATTCCCAGCGACCGATGAAAATTGTTGGGAAAGAATGACTAAATGTGATTGATGGCAGCAAGCAGAGCATAAATTCTGTGGTTGTGAAAAAGTAGTATATTTTGCAGGAGAAAGAAAATGGCTTTAGGTCAACACAAGCGAGCAGTAGGAGCATTTTCTAATTACCGAGATACGGAACTAGCCCTGATGGAGCTGCAAAGTGCGGGGTTTCCGATGAATAAAGTTTCGGTAGTTGGGGAAAATCTCGATCGCAGCGAAATTGCGGGCGCTACCGCTGGTAAGGGTACTGACGAGAAAGTGGGTGGTGGCGCAAAAGCAGGCGCGACAGCGGGAGCTGTAACGGGCGGTTTGATTGGGTTACTCGGAAGCATTGGAGCGCTGGCGATTCCGGGAGTTGGCCCGGTGATGGCGGGGGGCGCGATCGCAACTCTGCTGGCAGATACTGTAGTCGGAGGCGCGATTGGGGCTGCAGCGGGCGGTTTGGTAGGCGGTTTGGTCGGTTTGGGAGTTCCCGAAGCAAAAGCTAAAGTTTATAGCGATCGGGTCTCGCGCGGAGAATATTTGGTATTCGTAGA of Oscillatoria nigro-viridis PCC 7112 contains these proteins:
- a CDS encoding IS607 family transposase, with amino-acid sequence METQSDVTLSIGEAAKELGISTKTLRRWTDAGKIKFERSPTGQRRFYLTDIKRITPRDLNQADDRITINYARVSSHDQKEDLKRQAAVLESFSAANGWQFETIQDLGSGLNYKKKGLTKLLKRIMSGEVGRLVVTHKDRLLRFGSELVFAMCEEFECEVVIVNKSPDELSFEQELVQDMIELIQVFSARLYGARSHKNKKLIDGIAKAVEDVK
- a CDS encoding RNA-guided endonuclease InsQ/TnpB family protein; protein product: MLLSFKTELKPNNRQVTLFRQHCGVARHAYNFGNAIIQEALQLREADKTIKIPSAIDLHKRLVAEIKPANPWYYQSSKASPQQALAEVRTAWDRCFKKVSKQPRFKKKGKSKDSFYLEQGTKAKPGISNDGKRVKLPKIGWVRLHEPLPITATHNCVISRTADKWFIAIKYEIEQPPIPLNRPSIGVDIGIKELAVTSDGKVFANPKAYRKMSKKMKRLQRSVSRKVKGSKNRTKAVRKLAKLHSRISFIRKDAIHKLTNHLAKNHSVIKIENLNVKAFLKNHKLAGAIADCGMYEFKRQLEYKTEKFSSQLILVDRFFPSSQICSNCRNHRHKMPLKNRVYVCPDCGHTEDRDLNAAKNIERWFEGIHIPTHIPHPQLAHTQLGCSVRVSRPR
- a CDS encoding S-layer homology domain-containing protein is translated as MLNIIFTQRRGKAQGRSKITKTNKTNILAAVNTWLAVCLLAAVTGCANSPNSKALEESLAADPKLKQNPVVFSSPPPATAIETNSTAKLPPDFPTEIPLYPNAELIEVGGPTDPSQKNVRLRWESTDPVNSVQNFYSTEFGRRNWEIVSRPTAEGQGSFVATRDNLRVTVSLSPTQKVGGSTEFAIDYSKESPEIAASPQPNNSESSPSPTASPTPSNSEKTTPTPSASSKSANVSEPESQIPQQLRQYVADLTQLEVLKVRSAQSANLETGSTLPKPNKIITRREYARWLVAANNQIYASRQAKQIRLAVDSSEPAFSDVPKTDPDFSAIQGLAEAGVIPSSLSGETKDVKFRPDAPLTRETMILWKVPLDSRQVLPTANIEGVKEKWGFQDASKIDSQASRAVLADFNNGDLANIRRVFGFTTLFQPKKPVTRAEAAASLWYFGVQDQGLSAKDALEAKSKPAE
- a CDS encoding BON domain-containing protein → MNKLTPILLSGLLLFGAAACSEGAKTSADAPNSTTENTTSPPPAETVKKTQGDATSDIRRNQANSDIRAREQRNNATGGDATRAEGDLKSEVRSKLEVNITKGQLTVDAKDGVVTVGGTVPSQADLAKIEPLAKEIKGVKQVNVTAVVAPAAPESPSSKQ